DNA from Flammeovirga agarivorans:
GCGATAAAGGGCTTCAGGGCAGCAAAAACCGGGGCAAACTCGGCGGGATAGAGCGGGCAGTCGGTGAGGTCCACCGGAGTGCCATCGCGGTGCAGCATCCCCAGCAGCGGACGCTCAACGCTGCCGCTGACCACCATTTTAGCCTTGTTACGGAAAGCCGCCTCCGGCCCGCTGACCGGCTCGCCCCAGGCTGCGACCGGGATCGCC
Protein-coding regions in this window:
- a CDS encoding class I SAM-dependent methyltransferase, whose translation is MHCALYDAGRCRSCQWLERPVPQQLADKMADLRTLLAAIPVAAWGEPVSGPEAAFRNKAKMVVSGSVERPLLGMLHRDGTPVDLTDCPLYPAEFAPVFAALKPFIA